Proteins from a single region of Parasedimentitalea psychrophila:
- a CDS encoding substrate-binding domain-containing protein, translated as MDFSRRIFMKLASSAMALAAGLSPALAGEMPAPFDNAGDVKIALVRYLSTGDFFQAYLSGVESQAAAIGVDLRIFDSRQDAALQADMVDQAIALGVDGIIVQHGLTEAMQDAVQRALDAGIKVVAFDVNVENPAVPQVEQSDRDLARLALEQAIIDNGEAWKAGYVYVPGIAPLDRRDETWKIFREKYAGIDEAAVFGTLDNPIANSVANQARSVLQANPDITVMFAPYDEFAKGVKIAVDEAGLSDQIKIYSADVSTADISAMLEENSAWAATAATNPAVVGEVSVRTLAMLLAGEEVGHNVIVPPTLITQQMLMDGDIKNMADLSAKLPQFAHADVSVPDWMPLPAR; from the coding sequence ATGGACTTTTCACGTCGGATATTTATGAAGTTGGCGAGCAGCGCAATGGCACTGGCCGCCGGGCTGTCGCCTGCACTGGCGGGTGAGATGCCGGCGCCGTTTGACAACGCTGGCGACGTTAAAATCGCTCTGGTGCGTTACCTGTCCACCGGCGATTTCTTTCAGGCCTATTTGTCAGGTGTCGAGAGCCAGGCCGCTGCCATTGGCGTCGATCTCCGCATTTTCGATAGCCGCCAGGATGCAGCACTTCAGGCCGACATGGTGGACCAGGCTATCGCTCTGGGCGTCGACGGAATCATCGTGCAGCACGGTCTGACGGAAGCCATGCAAGACGCTGTTCAGCGGGCTCTGGACGCGGGCATCAAGGTCGTGGCATTTGATGTGAACGTCGAAAACCCGGCGGTGCCGCAGGTCGAGCAATCTGACCGTGATCTGGCCCGTCTGGCGCTGGAACAGGCGATCATCGACAATGGTGAAGCCTGGAAAGCCGGATATGTCTATGTGCCCGGTATCGCGCCGCTGGACCGCCGCGACGAGACCTGGAAGATCTTCCGTGAAAAATATGCTGGCATCGACGAAGCGGCTGTCTTTGGTACGCTCGACAACCCAATTGCCAACTCTGTTGCCAATCAGGCCCGGTCTGTGTTGCAGGCAAACCCGGACATCACGGTGATGTTCGCGCCCTACGATGAATTCGCCAAGGGCGTGAAAATCGCGGTCGACGAAGCAGGTCTGAGCGATCAGATCAAAATCTATTCGGCAGATGTGTCCACGGCTGACATCTCGGCAATGCTGGAAGAAAACAGCGCCTGGGCTGCAACCGCAGCGACAAACCCGGCAGTGGTTGGCGAAGTTTCAGTGCGTACCCTGGCCATGCTGTTGGCGGGCGAAGAGGTCGGTCACAACGTCATCGTGCCGCCGACGCTGATCACCCAGCAAATGCTGATGGATGGCGACATCAAAAACATGGCGGATCTTTCGGCAAAGCTGCCTCAGTTCGCCCATGCGGACGTGTCGGTTCCCGACTGGATGCCGCTGCCTGCCCGCTAA
- a CDS encoding ABC transporter permease, producing MQSEASNDTLPNTERRVKSKLTATEFAIRYGFIALTLGLVLFFSIFAEGFAGPYSAVFIFQSVAITGILALGVTVTLVVDGFDLSIGSVATTSLMLSSYVLVVWEMSAFAAVAACLAMGAIVGLINGLLIVKMRVPDLLATLGMMFLLVGLQRIPTQGRSIATGMTLPDGRVAEGIFSKAFLALGRHRFDFFIDNLIPVSVIVLLVVGFLVWGFMELTRHGRIMYAIGSNQRAASLAGANVNRYKILAYMISGVLASVGGILLAARLGRGDIASGNNLLLDSVAAALIGFAVLGAAKPNAFGTIIGALFIGILLQGLTMMNAPYYTQDFVKGAVLVVALVFTFALSKRGGAH from the coding sequence ATGCAATCTGAAGCCTCAAACGATACGCTGCCCAATACCGAACGTCGCGTCAAATCCAAGCTTACAGCGACCGAATTCGCAATCCGGTACGGCTTTATTGCGCTGACCCTTGGGTTGGTGCTGTTCTTCAGCATTTTTGCCGAAGGTTTCGCGGGCCCCTATAGTGCCGTGTTCATCTTTCAGTCGGTGGCCATCACCGGCATTCTGGCCCTTGGCGTCACCGTGACCCTGGTGGTTGACGGGTTTGACCTGTCCATCGGCTCGGTGGCCACCACATCGCTGATGTTATCGTCTTATGTTCTGGTGGTCTGGGAGATGAGCGCCTTTGCTGCGGTTGCGGCTTGTCTTGCTATGGGGGCAATTGTCGGGCTGATCAACGGGCTTCTCATCGTCAAGATGCGGGTGCCTGACCTGCTGGCAACCCTGGGCATGATGTTCCTTCTGGTCGGGTTGCAGCGGATCCCGACACAGGGGCGTTCGATCGCCACTGGAATGACCCTGCCTGACGGGCGGGTGGCCGAGGGGATATTCTCAAAGGCCTTTCTGGCGCTGGGTCGTCACCGGTTTGATTTCTTCATCGACAATCTCATTCCGGTCTCGGTGATCGTCTTGCTGGTGGTCGGTTTTCTGGTCTGGGGCTTCATGGAGCTGACCCGGCATGGGCGCATTATGTATGCCATCGGCTCAAACCAACGCGCCGCCAGCCTGGCTGGGGCCAATGTCAACCGGTACAAGATCCTTGCCTATATGATCTCCGGAGTGCTGGCCTCTGTTGGCGGCATCCTGCTGGCCGCCCGGTTGGGGCGTGGTGATATCGCCTCGGGCAACAATCTGTTGCTGGATTCGGTTGCGGCGGCGCTGATCGGGTTTGCGGTTCTGGGCGCGGCAAAGCCCAACGCATTTGGCACAATTATCGGCGCCCTGTTCATTGGCATTCTGTTGCAGGGGCTGACGATGATGAACGCGCCTTACTACACACAAGATTTCGTCAAGGGCGCGGTTCTGGTCGTGGCACTTGTCTTTACCTTCGCACTGTCAAAGCGCGGAGGGGCTCATTAG
- a CDS encoding sugar ABC transporter substrate-binding protein: MIAAASGGALAQDGKRIAFFVSNLSNVFHQAQADEAKRYAAEKYGAEVVIFDGQADSAVMTQNIDQIAAGAFDAATLHIWDAEAATPGVRDALDEGIVMTSFFSPITDTGIPTARSDEAGVSFEMGAQMATAWKEAHPDTPIVMVQLGWPNHTEVNSGRTEPFAKGVLSVDPDAENLGALDSSAGQEAAKQIIVDLLTQRPEVNLIYSESSDLTVGTMAGLSQLGRGKFEDGKPLTEIVASVDFDTVEFDLVYDPNSSLKISMGLPPVETAQGRIDLIMDVVNGDVAAATNPAEEFFYKAYTISYWSMPQEEAKVWLSAQFGG; this comes from the coding sequence ATGATCGCAGCGGCAAGTGGCGGCGCCTTGGCTCAGGATGGAAAGCGGATTGCGTTCTTCGTGTCCAACCTGTCGAACGTGTTCCACCAAGCTCAGGCCGATGAGGCCAAGCGTTATGCTGCTGAGAAATACGGCGCAGAAGTTGTGATCTTTGATGGCCAGGCAGATTCGGCCGTGATGACTCAGAACATCGACCAAATCGCCGCTGGTGCCTTCGATGCCGCGACCCTGCATATCTGGGACGCCGAAGCAGCCACGCCCGGTGTCAGAGACGCCCTCGACGAGGGTATTGTCATGACGTCGTTCTTCAGCCCGATCACGGACACTGGTATTCCGACGGCGCGCAGCGACGAGGCTGGTGTCTCGTTCGAGATGGGCGCACAGATGGCAACAGCCTGGAAAGAAGCACATCCAGACACGCCGATCGTCATGGTTCAGCTTGGGTGGCCAAACCACACTGAAGTGAACTCTGGGCGCACGGAACCGTTTGCTAAGGGTGTGCTGTCTGTCGATCCCGATGCCGAGAACCTTGGCGCATTGGATTCAAGTGCCGGACAGGAAGCGGCAAAGCAGATCATCGTTGACCTGCTGACGCAACGGCCAGAAGTCAACCTGATCTATTCCGAGTCTTCCGATCTTACCGTTGGCACCATGGCCGGCCTCTCTCAGCTTGGCCGGGGCAAGTTCGAAGACGGCAAGCCGTTGACCGAGATCGTGGCCAGTGTGGACTTTGACACTGTTGAATTCGACCTGGTTTATGATCCGAATTCCAGCCTGAAGATCTCGATGGGTCTGCCCCCGGTCGAGACGGCGCAAGGGCGCATTGATCTGATCATGGATGTAGTGAACGGTGACGTTGCAGCTGCGACTAACCCGGCCGAGGAGTTCTTCTACAAGGCTTACACTATCTCCTATTGGTCGATGCCTCAGGAAGAAGCCAAAGTTTGGCTCTCGGCCCAGTTCGGCGGGTAA
- a CDS encoding sugar ABC transporter ATP-binding protein, translating to MQNKAVELTGITKAFGANDVLRGIDLTLSPGQVTVLMGANGAGKSTLVKILCGVHSANSGTITLDGEPFSPSSPSEAIRAGVVTVHQSINDGVILDLDIASNLMLDHLTAPGAGFFLNKRKHRAEARKIAAAMELNVDVTQSVSELGLADRQLVAIARAMAHRPKLLILDEPTSSLSAVEARRLFSLLDRLRDAGAAILYISHRMSDIRRIADRIVSMRDGKISGVFETSPLNYEGAVKAMLGHAMTDVDIDIPKVGAPVMRLSDISLRPGSKPFSLDLHANEVVAITGLVGSGKTDFADILFGLGQPVTGRMSLLGKPYHPASQRQAINAGVFLCPKDRASNAVVQDFDITRNITIPFLARHSAFSFLKRRSERATAGKTITDLGIVCQSDGDEIGRLSGGNQQKVMVGRWLSEASNLLVLDEPFQGVDIKARRDIGHKIRETAGGRATVVLVAEMDEALEIADRIIVMADHTIVGDHRNEDIDLGAVLTQVAGQQSETTDKTEYAI from the coding sequence GTGCAGAATAAAGCTGTGGAGCTTACGGGGATCACCAAGGCCTTTGGTGCCAACGATGTCTTGCGGGGCATTGATCTGACGCTGAGCCCCGGGCAGGTTACGGTTTTGATGGGGGCCAATGGCGCCGGGAAATCGACGCTTGTCAAAATCTTATGCGGCGTTCACAGCGCAAACTCCGGCACAATCACGCTTGACGGTGAGCCGTTCAGCCCGTCCAGCCCCTCGGAGGCCATTCGCGCCGGAGTGGTGACCGTCCACCAAAGTATCAATGATGGGGTGATCCTCGACCTGGATATCGCGTCCAACCTGATGCTCGATCATCTGACCGCACCTGGCGCTGGGTTCTTCCTGAACAAGCGTAAACATCGCGCCGAGGCTCGTAAAATCGCCGCCGCCATGGAACTGAACGTTGACGTGACCCAATCCGTCAGCGAACTGGGCCTGGCGGACCGGCAACTGGTGGCGATTGCCCGGGCCATGGCCCATAGGCCCAAACTGCTCATTCTCGACGAGCCAACGTCGTCGCTGTCCGCAGTCGAGGCCCGGCGGTTGTTCAGCTTGCTGGACCGCTTGCGCGACGCTGGCGCGGCCATCCTTTATATTTCGCACCGCATGTCCGATATCCGCCGCATTGCCGACCGTATTGTCAGCATGCGAGACGGTAAAATCTCGGGCGTGTTCGAGACATCCCCCCTGAACTATGAGGGGGCCGTGAAGGCCATGCTGGGCCATGCGATGACCGATGTGGATATTGATATTCCCAAGGTCGGCGCGCCGGTGATGCGATTGAGCGATATTTCTCTGCGCCCCGGTTCAAAGCCTTTCTCGCTTGACCTGCACGCCAACGAGGTGGTGGCCATCACCGGTCTTGTGGGCAGCGGTAAGACCGATTTCGCAGATATTCTGTTCGGTCTAGGACAGCCAGTGACCGGCAGGATGAGCTTGCTGGGCAAGCCCTATCATCCCGCCTCACAGCGCCAAGCCATAAATGCAGGGGTGTTCCTGTGCCCCAAGGACCGGGCCAGTAATGCGGTGGTGCAGGATTTCGACATCACCCGGAACATCACTATTCCCTTTTTGGCCCGGCATTCAGCCTTTTCCTTTCTGAAACGGCGCAGCGAACGGGCAACGGCAGGCAAGACGATTACCGATTTGGGAATCGTCTGCCAAAGTGATGGCGATGAGATCGGCAGACTGTCCGGTGGCAATCAACAAAAAGTCATGGTCGGACGCTGGCTGTCCGAAGCCTCGAATCTTCTGGTGCTTGATGAGCCTTTTCAGGGGGTGGACATCAAAGCCCGCAGAGACATTGGCCACAAAATTCGGGAAACCGCCGGTGGACGGGCCACTGTCGTGCTGGTGGCTGAAATGGACGAAGCCCTGGAAATTGCCGACCGAATTATCGTGATGGCCGATCATACGATCGTTGGCGATCACCGAAACGAAGACATTGATCTGGGGGCTGTGCTGACACAGGTCGCCGGGCAGCAAAGCGAAACAACGGATAAGACCGAATATGCAATCTGA
- a CDS encoding bifunctional aldolase/short-chain dehydrogenase: MVLNRWDDKEAKIFVDAAGSDPADRELALRVYTSQIIGRDSNLVLHGGGNTSCKLKRKDIFGNEMDVLHVKGSGWDLGVIKAAGLPGVRLNPLLELRQLDALSDEDMVNLQRANLIDSTSPNPSVETLLHAFLPHTYVDHTHATAMLSLADLPNVQDVVAEIFGDRLVCVPFIMPGFELAKVAAEVYDANPNVEGLILINHGHFAFGDTARESYDRLIEHTNMVEAWLEKTSGSVPKTAQGQSEEMSANAADILPMLRGIIGDANARFTGDRDVAMPVMNMRNGDNVQEFFARDDLAALSRRGVATPDHVIRTKNYPLHLTAEILAGGRETIAQAVEDFIAEYTAYFDTNAARFGGAKTMLMPTPNLAWIEGIGAVGISANAKAAAAASDLAAQNITAMTNGEACGGFQPVDAAKLFDMEYWSLEQAKLGKGKPPALQGRVVMITGGGGAIGLATAQEFAALGANVFLVDLEATALDAALADLGSNHGGLALDITEADAATRAMQACIQTFGGLDILVSNAGAAWTGEIAGLDDAILRKSFELNFFAHQAFAKAAAGVFAAQGRGGQILINVSKQAVNPGKGFGAYGIPKAATFFLLRQLALELGPQGVRVNGINADRIRSGLLDPAFVTERAKARGIDEEAYMAGNLLRREVEAAHVGKAFVALAQSERTTAHVMTVDGGNIEAALR, encoded by the coding sequence ATGGTCCTTAACAGATGGGATGACAAAGAGGCAAAGATTTTCGTGGACGCTGCAGGGAGTGACCCGGCAGACCGCGAACTGGCGCTGCGGGTATACACATCGCAGATCATCGGCCGGGATTCCAACCTGGTGCTGCATGGCGGCGGCAACACCTCTTGCAAATTGAAACGCAAAGATATTTTCGGCAACGAGATGGATGTGCTGCACGTCAAAGGCAGCGGCTGGGATCTTGGGGTTATCAAGGCCGCCGGCCTGCCCGGCGTACGCCTGAACCCACTGCTGGAACTGCGCCAGCTTGATGCGCTGAGCGACGAGGACATGGTCAACCTGCAACGGGCCAATCTGATTGATTCCACCTCGCCGAACCCCTCGGTCGAGACCCTGCTGCACGCCTTCCTGCCGCACACCTACGTTGACCACACCCATGCCACTGCAATGCTGTCACTGGCCGATCTGCCAAATGTTCAGGATGTTGTAGCCGAGATTTTCGGCGACCGGTTGGTCTGCGTTCCCTTCATCATGCCGGGCTTTGAATTGGCCAAGGTTGCCGCCGAGGTCTATGACGCCAACCCGAATGTCGAAGGTCTGATCCTGATCAACCACGGCCATTTCGCCTTTGGCGACACCGCCAGGGAATCATACGACCGGCTGATCGAACACACCAATATGGTCGAGGCCTGGCTGGAAAAAACCAGCGGTTCGGTACCAAAAACGGCCCAAGGCCAGTCCGAGGAAATGTCGGCAAATGCCGCCGACATTCTGCCGATGCTGCGCGGCATCATTGGCGATGCAAACGCCCGCTTTACCGGGGATCGCGACGTTGCCATGCCGGTGATGAATATGCGCAACGGCGACAATGTGCAGGAGTTTTTTGCCCGCGACGATCTTGCCGCCCTGTCCCGCCGCGGCGTTGCCACCCCGGATCACGTCATCCGCACCAAAAATTACCCGCTGCATCTAACGGCCGAAATCCTTGCCGGCGGACGCGAGACCATTGCCCAGGCGGTCGAGGATTTCATCGCCGAATACACCGCCTATTTTGACACCAACGCCGCCCGCTTTGGTGGTGCCAAGACCATGTTGATGCCAACCCCCAATCTGGCCTGGATCGAGGGCATCGGCGCCGTCGGTATTTCGGCCAATGCCAAGGCAGCAGCCGCCGCATCAGATCTGGCAGCGCAGAACATCACCGCTATGACCAACGGCGAGGCTTGCGGCGGCTTCCAGCCGGTGGATGCAGCCAAACTGTTCGATATGGAATACTGGTCGCTTGAGCAGGCCAAACTCGGCAAAGGAAAACCACCGGCACTGCAGGGCCGTGTGGTGATGATCACCGGCGGCGGTGGCGCGATCGGTCTGGCCACGGCGCAGGAATTCGCCGCCCTCGGAGCCAATGTGTTCCTGGTCGACTTGGAGGCCACAGCGCTTGACGCGGCGCTAGCCGATCTCGGCAGCAATCATGGCGGCCTTGCACTGGACATCACCGAAGCCGATGCCGCCACGCGCGCCATGCAGGCCTGCATCCAGACATTTGGTGGGTTGGACATCCTGGTGTCCAACGCCGGCGCCGCGTGGACCGGCGAAATTGCCGGGCTGGATGACGCGATTTTGCGCAAAAGCTTTGAGCTGAACTTCTTTGCCCATCAGGCCTTTGCCAAAGCCGCCGCAGGCGTGTTCGCGGCCCAGGGACGCGGCGGGCAAATCCTGATCAACGTGTCGAAACAGGCGGTTAATCCCGGCAAGGGGTTCGGGGCTTATGGCATCCCAAAAGCCGCAACATTCTTCCTGCTGCGGCAACTGGCACTGGAACTGGGGCCACAGGGGGTGCGGGTCAATGGCATCAACGCCGACCGTATCCGATCAGGCCTGCTCGACCCAGCTTTTGTCACCGAGCGCGCCAAGGCAAGGGGCATCGATGAGGAGGCCTATATGGCCGGCAACTTGCTGCGCCGCGAAGTCGAGGCCGCGCATGTCGGAAAGGCATTTGTGGCTTTGGCGCAGAGCGAACGCACAACGGCCCATGTCATGACCGTAGACGGCGGCAATATCGAAGCGGCACTTCGCTAG
- a CDS encoding DUF2924 domain-containing protein: MPVLRSPVLKSGGRLLCQWSGVTYTVEVTDTGFVWNGARDRSLSAIARAIIGAHWSGPRLFGRKGKTLR; this comes from the coding sequence TTGCCCGTACTCAGGTCGCCCGTACTCAAATCCGGTGGGCGACTGCTGTGCCAATGGAGCGGCGTAACTTATACCGTTGAAGTAACTGATACCGGGTTTGTCTGGAACGGAGCGCGCGACCGCTCGCTCTCGGCGATTGCCCGCGCCATCATCGGCGCACACTGGTCTGGGCCCCGCTTATTCGGGCGCAAAGGAAAGACTCTACGATGA
- the mtnK gene encoding S-methyl-5-thioribose kinase has protein sequence MNNIDPDYQPLTTDTLAARLGPIKALTDLLGSDTSNWNSKEVGDGNLNLVFIVQSDQGSVIVKQALPYVRLVGDSWPLPLKRSFFEYHALIRQAKRAPGTVPEIYYFNEIQAIIVMEFFTPHVILRQSLMAGKTHDGLADTLGLYCARTLFRGSDLSMDTAKRKADVALFAESVELCDITETLVFSDPYFDAERNHHTPQLDALVATLRNDVDLKVEAHHLKAKFCNNAETMLHGDLHTGSVMVSDTETKVIDPEFALYGPMGFDIGMLLGNFWMAYFAQPGHAEAPGTRADYQDWILGVVDRIWTVFTSEFSRLWREERTGILYEKTLFEDQGHALASEQALAHRLNDIWQDTLGFAGVEIIRRTLSLAHIAENETIKNDELRADCEARGLKLGRALVVNRARMNCMASVTDLARVIAVEAKE, from the coding sequence ATGAACAATATTGATCCGGATTACCAACCTTTGACCACCGACACGCTGGCGGCGCGGCTTGGGCCAATCAAAGCCCTGACTGACCTGTTGGGCTCGGATACATCCAACTGGAACTCCAAGGAGGTTGGCGATGGCAACCTGAACCTGGTTTTCATCGTCCAAAGCGACCAGGGCAGCGTCATCGTCAAGCAGGCGCTGCCCTATGTGCGCCTAGTGGGTGACAGTTGGCCGCTGCCGCTGAAACGCTCGTTCTTTGAGTATCACGCGCTTATCAGACAGGCGAAACGCGCGCCCGGCACGGTGCCAGAAATCTACTATTTCAATGAGATCCAAGCCATCATTGTGATGGAATTTTTCACCCCTCACGTCATCCTGCGGCAGAGCCTGATGGCAGGCAAGACACATGACGGGCTGGCCGATACCCTGGGCCTGTACTGCGCCCGCACTTTATTCCGCGGCTCGGACCTGAGCATGGACACCGCCAAACGCAAAGCAGACGTGGCCCTGTTCGCCGAAAGCGTGGAGCTCTGCGACATCACCGAAACACTGGTGTTTTCCGATCCGTATTTTGACGCGGAACGGAACCATCACACGCCACAGCTGGATGCCCTTGTGGCGACACTGCGCAACGACGTGGATCTGAAAGTCGAAGCGCATCATCTGAAAGCAAAGTTCTGCAACAACGCGGAAACCATGCTGCACGGCGATCTGCACACCGGCTCGGTCATGGTCAGCGACACCGAGACCAAGGTGATCGACCCTGAGTTCGCACTTTATGGGCCTATGGGCTTTGATATCGGGATGCTGTTGGGCAATTTCTGGATGGCCTACTTCGCTCAGCCCGGACACGCCGAGGCACCCGGCACGCGGGCAGACTACCAGGACTGGATTCTCGGCGTCGTGGACAGAATATGGACCGTATTCACCAGCGAATTCTCGCGTCTGTGGCGCGAGGAACGGACCGGGATTCTCTACGAGAAAACACTGTTTGAGGATCAGGGGCACGCGCTGGCCAGTGAACAGGCGCTAGCCCATCGGCTGAACGACATCTGGCAGGACACCTTGGGCTTTGCCGGTGTGGAAATTATACGGCGCACCTTGAGTCTGGCCCATATCGCCGAAAACGAAACTATCAAAAATGATGAATTACGAGCGGATTGCGAGGCGCGCGGGCTGAAACTTGGCCGGGCGCTTGTAGTGAACCGGGCCCGGATGAATTGCATGGCCTCGGTGACGGATCTGGCTCGGGTAATTGCTGTGGAGGCAAAAGAATGA
- a CDS encoding PqqD family protein: MWAMIEAGLTADQMATALADNYDIAKETIRAEIQSFCGKLVDEDVLIASKVDTVADTAEFSDFRPKFEPASISKYDDLVDSFALDPPLVIGSI; the protein is encoded by the coding sequence ATGTGGGCGATGATCGAGGCCGGCCTAACGGCTGATCAAATGGCGACCGCTCTTGCGGACAACTATGATATTGCCAAGGAGACCATCCGCGCCGAAATCCAAAGTTTCTGTGGCAAGCTTGTCGACGAAGATGTTCTAATCGCTTCGAAGGTTGATACCGTAGCGGACACTGCTGAATTCTCTGACTTTCGTCCTAAGTTCGAACCCGCATCGATTTCCAAATATGATGATCTGGTAGACAGCTTTGCGCTCGATCCACCTTTGGTTATCGGATCGATTTAA
- the mtnA gene encoding S-methyl-5-thioribose-1-phosphate isomerase, giving the protein MKVGAKHYRSIWYDYAEQVVKIIDQRWLPHEFRVVDLKSRDDFAVAIRDMWVRGAPLIGATAAFAVAEEMKRDASDASLDETWEVLHETRPTAINLRWALNVMRDRLRDVPESERAATAQALAQQICDEDVECNRQIGLHGLEIIKKIASTKKPGEVVNILTHCNAGWLATVDWGTATSPMYHAAEAGIPVHIWVDETRPRNQGAQLTAWEMDSHGMSHRLIVDNAGGHLMQHGDVDMVIVGTDRTTSHGDVCNKIGTYLKALAARDNNIPFYVALPSPTIDWTLKDGVAEIPIEERDGDEVTKVWGKMEDGRVGQVQISPDGTAGGNPAFDVTPARLVTGLITERGVCEASAEGLAALFPEQVLD; this is encoded by the coding sequence ATGAAAGTTGGCGCTAAGCACTATCGCTCAATCTGGTATGACTATGCAGAGCAGGTGGTGAAAATTATTGACCAGCGCTGGCTGCCCCATGAATTCCGCGTCGTCGATCTGAAAAGCCGCGATGATTTTGCCGTCGCCATCCGGGATATGTGGGTGCGCGGTGCCCCACTGATCGGCGCCACCGCAGCGTTTGCGGTGGCCGAGGAAATGAAACGCGACGCCTCTGACGCCTCGCTGGATGAAACATGGGAAGTTTTGCATGAAACCCGCCCAACCGCCATCAACCTGCGTTGGGCGCTGAACGTAATGCGCGACCGGCTTAGGGATGTGCCTGAGTCTGAACGCGCAGCAACAGCCCAGGCGCTCGCCCAGCAAATCTGCGACGAGGACGTCGAGTGTAACCGTCAGATCGGGCTGCACGGGCTGGAAATCATCAAGAAAATCGCCAGCACCAAAAAACCGGGCGAAGTGGTGAATATCCTGACCCATTGCAATGCTGGCTGGCTGGCAACTGTGGATTGGGGCACTGCCACCTCGCCGATGTACCACGCGGCCGAGGCAGGCATTCCGGTGCATATCTGGGTGGATGAAACCCGGCCCCGCAATCAGGGCGCGCAATTGACCGCCTGGGAGATGGACAGCCACGGCATGTCGCACAGGCTGATCGTCGACAATGCCGGCGGACATCTGATGCAGCACGGTGACGTTGACATGGTGATTGTCGGCACCGATCGCACCACTTCGCACGGCGATGTCTGCAACAAGATCGGCACCTATCTGAAAGCGCTGGCCGCACGGGACAACAATATCCCGTTTTATGTGGCCCTGCCCTCACCGACCATTGACTGGACCCTTAAGGACGGCGTCGCGGAAATTCCGATTGAGGAACGCGACGGCGATGAGGTGACCAAGGTCTGGGGCAAAATGGAGGACGGACGTGTCGGCCAGGTGCAGATCAGCCCGGACGGAACCGCCGGCGGCAACCCGGCCTTTGATGTGACCCCGGCCCGTCTGGTGACCGGGTTGATCACCGAACGCGGCGTCTGCGAGGCCTCAGCCGAAGGGTTGGCCGCATTGTTCCCCGAGCAGGTTCTGGATTAA
- a CDS encoding sugar-binding transcriptional regulator — protein MATSLRRRTAGQVSGESIVIEAAWMYYHDGLNQTEIAKLLQVSRATVVNYLQEARERGYIRISLAPEVFTSHQLAQDLREKFGLQAAFVLPRGKGTEEEALMRVARGAADWLPSLLAPGDRLGVAWGRTIFEIAEAIEQTKISDVTVSQLVGSMATPYGFTAEICSAHMAQNLGAKCINLHAPAVLSDPDLAARLRDEPIIRRQLDALSHCNKALFAAGSCDPDSHIVSSGLASRADLDWYVKQGATGVLCGRFIDAEGQAIPGALDDRMIGITLDNLQGLEVGLLVSEGNTKVVPMLSAIAGGCVTHVVTSNETARLMLEAAG, from the coding sequence ATGGCGACATCATTGCGCAGACGGACAGCCGGGCAGGTGAGCGGTGAGAGCATCGTGATCGAAGCTGCCTGGATGTATTACCATGACGGGCTGAACCAGACCGAGATCGCCAAATTGTTGCAGGTTTCGCGGGCAACGGTGGTCAATTACCTGCAAGAGGCCCGCGAGCGGGGGTATATCCGTATCAGTCTGGCGCCGGAGGTGTTCACCAGCCATCAGTTGGCCCAGGATCTGCGAGAAAAATTCGGACTTCAGGCGGCGTTTGTCCTGCCCCGTGGCAAGGGCACCGAGGAAGAGGCGCTGATGCGGGTGGCGCGCGGCGCCGCTGATTGGCTGCCCAGCCTGCTGGCGCCCGGTGATCGGCTGGGTGTTGCCTGGGGGCGGACGATTTTTGAAATCGCAGAGGCTATTGAGCAGACCAAGATTAGCGATGTCACGGTGTCGCAACTGGTCGGGTCGATGGCGACGCCCTATGGGTTCACCGCCGAGATCTGTTCCGCCCATATGGCGCAGAACCTAGGGGCAAAATGCATCAACCTGCATGCGCCGGCGGTGCTTAGTGATCCGGACCTGGCGGCGCGACTGCGCGACGAGCCGATCATTCGCCGCCAATTGGATGCCTTGAGCCACTGCAACAAAGCCCTATTTGCCGCAGGATCCTGTGATCCGGACAGTCACATTGTCAGCAGTGGTCTGGCCAGCCGTGCTGATCTGGACTGGTATGTCAAACAGGGTGCGACAGGGGTGTTATGCGGGCGGTTCATTGACGCCGAAGGTCAGGCCATTCCGGGCGCACTGGACGACCGGATGATCGGCATTACCCTTGATAACCTGCAAGGGCTAGAGGTCGGCTTGCTGGTCTCTGAGGGGAACACCAAAGTTGTACCGATGCTATCGGCCATCGCGGGCGGCTGCGTTACTCATGTTGTCACAAGCAACGAAACCGCCCGACTGATGTTAGAGGCTGCAGGTTAA